A genome region from Nocardia sp. NBC_00565 includes the following:
- a CDS encoding thiolase family protein — MREAVIVDAVRTPLGKRNGSLSEVHAADLSAHVLTALAKRTGIDPGTVDDVVWGCVTQIGDQSSNIGRFAVLAAGWPEHVPGVTINRACGSSQQAVDSAAHAVMAGQYDLVVAGGVETMSRVPLGSHRTTGMPYGPGVLARYNGFEFNQGIGAELIAERWGFSREQLDDFAAGSHTKAAAAIDAGVFDDHIVPIEVNGTSFSVDEGLRRGTSVEKLAGLKPSFKPDGVIHAGNSSQISDGAGALLITTPERARELGLTPIARYHSGAVSGADPIVMLTGPIPATQKALRKAGLTIDDIGVFEVNEAFAPVPLAWLAETGANAKRLNPLGGAIAVGHPLGGSGAILMTRMIAQMRRQNLQYGLQTMCEGGGTANATIIELLS, encoded by the coding sequence ATGAGAGAAGCCGTCATTGTCGACGCCGTGCGCACGCCGCTCGGTAAGCGCAACGGCTCGCTGTCGGAGGTGCACGCCGCCGACCTGTCCGCACACGTGCTCACCGCACTCGCGAAGCGCACCGGTATCGACCCCGGCACCGTCGACGACGTGGTCTGGGGCTGTGTGACCCAGATCGGTGACCAGTCGAGCAATATCGGCCGATTCGCGGTGCTCGCGGCCGGATGGCCCGAGCACGTCCCGGGGGTGACGATCAACCGGGCCTGCGGTTCCAGCCAGCAGGCGGTCGACTCCGCCGCACATGCCGTCATGGCGGGGCAGTACGACCTGGTGGTCGCCGGGGGTGTGGAGACGATGAGCCGGGTCCCCCTCGGTTCGCATCGGACCACCGGCATGCCCTACGGGCCCGGAGTTCTGGCGCGCTACAACGGGTTCGAGTTCAACCAGGGCATCGGCGCCGAGCTGATCGCCGAGCGGTGGGGTTTCAGTCGTGAGCAGCTCGACGACTTCGCCGCCGGTTCCCATACGAAGGCCGCGGCGGCGATCGACGCAGGCGTCTTCGACGACCACATCGTGCCGATCGAGGTGAACGGCACGAGCTTCAGCGTGGACGAGGGACTGCGGCGCGGCACCTCCGTCGAGAAGCTCGCCGGACTGAAGCCGTCCTTCAAACCCGATGGCGTGATCCACGCCGGGAACTCGTCGCAGATCTCCGACGGTGCGGGCGCACTGCTCATCACGACCCCGGAGCGAGCCCGCGAACTCGGCCTCACCCCGATCGCGCGCTACCACTCCGGAGCGGTGAGCGGCGCGGACCCGATCGTGATGCTCACCGGTCCGATTCCGGCGACGCAGAAGGCGCTGCGCAAGGCCGGGCTCACCATCGACGATATCGGGGTGTTCGAGGTCAACGAGGCGTTCGCACCGGTCCCGCTGGCCTGGCTGGCCGAAACCGGCGCGAATGCGAAGCGGCTCAACCCGCTGGGCGGTGCGATCGCGGTCGGGCATCCGCTCGGCGGTTCCGGCGCCATTCTCATGACACGGATGATCGCCCAGATGCGGCGGCAGAACCTGCAGTACGGGCTGCAGACCATGTGCGAGGGCGGTGGCACCGCGAACGCGACCATCATCGAACTGCTGAGCTGA
- a CDS encoding CaiB/BaiF CoA transferase family protein, with the protein MVTGPLAGVRVVELGGIGPGPFAGMCLADLGAEVVRVDRPDRLDEIGAGGPTDVTNRGKRSVVLDLKHPSAPAALLELVARADVLIEGFRPGVTERLGIGPHECLARNPRLVYGRMTGWGQDGPLAAAAGHDITYIALTGALHAMGTAGGPPQIPLNLVGDFGGGGCYLVIGVLAALHAAARTGQGQIVDASIVDGTAHLLASTFAKLARGAWTDERGVNQLDGGWPFYAVYETKDGKHVAVGALEAKFYRRLIDLLGLDVDPEQQHDRSTWPQLRRELAERFAQHTRDEWATLFEGTDACVAPVLGLTEAAAHAHVAARGSVVTRDGVVQPAAAPRFSATPSRPGATAAAVGADTRAVFTEWGVEGIDELLASGAAVPARTSSTR; encoded by the coding sequence ATGGTTACCGGACCTCTTGCCGGTGTGCGGGTGGTCGAACTCGGCGGCATCGGCCCGGGTCCGTTCGCCGGAATGTGCCTAGCCGACCTCGGCGCCGAGGTCGTGCGGGTGGATCGACCGGACCGCCTGGACGAGATCGGCGCGGGCGGGCCGACGGATGTGACCAACCGCGGCAAACGGTCGGTGGTACTCGACCTGAAGCACCCGTCCGCACCCGCCGCCCTGCTCGAGCTGGTCGCACGCGCCGATGTACTGATCGAAGGATTTCGGCCGGGTGTGACCGAGCGACTCGGCATCGGACCGCATGAATGCCTGGCGCGCAATCCCCGGCTGGTCTACGGCCGGATGACCGGATGGGGTCAGGATGGGCCACTGGCCGCCGCGGCCGGACACGACATCACCTATATCGCGCTCACCGGTGCGCTGCACGCGATGGGAACCGCGGGCGGACCGCCGCAGATTCCGCTCAATCTCGTCGGCGATTTCGGCGGCGGCGGTTGCTATCTCGTGATCGGTGTGCTCGCGGCGCTGCATGCGGCCGCACGAACCGGGCAGGGGCAGATCGTCGACGCGTCCATCGTCGACGGCACCGCGCACCTGCTCGCGAGCACCTTCGCCAAACTCGCGCGCGGCGCGTGGACCGATGAGCGCGGGGTCAACCAACTCGACGGCGGTTGGCCGTTCTATGCCGTGTACGAGACCAAGGACGGCAAACACGTGGCGGTCGGTGCCCTAGAGGCGAAGTTCTATCGGCGACTGATCGACCTGCTCGGGCTCGACGTCGACCCGGAACAGCAGCACGACCGCTCGACCTGGCCGCAGCTGCGGCGCGAGCTGGCCGAGCGGTTCGCCCAACACACCCGAGACGAATGGGCGACGCTGTTCGAAGGGACCGACGCCTGCGTCGCGCCGGTGCTCGGGCTCACCGAGGCGGCCGCACACGCGCACGTGGCCGCGCGTGGGAGTGTGGTCACCCGGGACGGAGTCGTGCAACCGGCTGCGGCACCACGGTTTTCGGCAACGCCGTCGCGGCCGGGCGCCACCGCTGCGGCCGTCGGCGCGGACACCCGCGCGGTGTTCACGGAGTGGGGCGTCGAGGGTATCGACGAGCTACTCGCCAGCGGCGCCGCCGTGCCGGCGCGGACATCGTCGACGCGATAA
- a CDS encoding crotonase/enoyl-CoA hydratase family protein → MSDVVRVERRGAIQIITINRPEVKNALDAEVAAGVAAAVDELDASDELWVGVLTGAGGTFSAGMDLKAFLRGESPAIEGRGLCGIAMTPPRKPLIGAAEGWALAGGFELLLACDLVVAARTARFGVPEVKRSLVARAGAALTLPRRVPFAIALELLLTGESISAERAAEIGLINRLTDEGGALAGALELAETIAKNGPLAVAATKQIARSSADWTLEQGWENQAEITAPVFASADATEGATAFAEKRAPVWKGR, encoded by the coding sequence ATGTCGGACGTGGTGCGCGTCGAGCGTCGTGGCGCGATCCAGATCATCACGATCAATCGCCCCGAGGTGAAGAACGCGCTCGATGCCGAGGTGGCCGCCGGTGTGGCCGCCGCCGTCGACGAGCTCGATGCGTCGGATGAGCTGTGGGTCGGCGTGCTCACCGGCGCGGGCGGGACATTCTCCGCCGGAATGGATTTGAAGGCGTTCCTGCGTGGCGAGAGCCCGGCGATCGAGGGCCGCGGCCTGTGCGGGATCGCGATGACACCGCCGCGCAAACCGTTGATCGGCGCGGCCGAAGGCTGGGCGCTGGCGGGCGGATTCGAGCTGCTGCTGGCCTGCGACCTGGTCGTCGCGGCGCGCACGGCCCGCTTCGGGGTGCCGGAGGTGAAGCGATCGCTGGTCGCTCGCGCGGGTGCGGCACTGACGCTGCCGCGGCGGGTACCGTTCGCGATCGCGCTCGAATTGTTGCTGACCGGTGAATCGATCAGCGCCGAGCGGGCCGCCGAAATCGGGCTGATCAATCGGCTCACCGACGAAGGCGGCGCATTGGCGGGCGCGCTGGAACTCGCCGAGACGATCGCGAAGAACGGCCCGCTCGCCGTCGCGGCGACCAAGCAGATCGCCCGCTCCAGCGCGGACTGGACCCTCGAGCAGGGCTGGGAGAACCAGGCCGAGATCACCGCGCCGGTATTCGCCTCGGCCGACGCCACCGAAGGCGCCACCGCCTTCGCCGAGAAGCGGGCGCCCGTATGGAAGGGGCGCTGA